One window from the genome of Rariglobus hedericola encodes:
- the prfA gene encoding peptide chain release factor 1, producing MDSLPEILPFQRRLDELDAQMAEPSFYSNARKAAEISREQQKLAQLIADHKAYEKTGVELAEAQALLKDPAGDAELKELAAAELPDLQAARIRLHEAVLGAMLPPDAADSRNTVMEIRAGTGGEEAALFAAELTRMYQRYAEERGWKIEPMGSSLSERGGYREVSFLITGQDVYRQLKFESGVHRVQRVPLTEANGRIHTSTVTVAVLAEAEEVDIHIDPQDLEISVQRASGPGGQGVNTTDSAVRIIHKPTGMMVYCADGRSQQKNKASAMSVLRSRLLQLKEDAERAKYADERRSQIGTGGRSERIRTYNFPQSRMTDHRIGLTLYSLSQIMQGAIDPVIEALQRADFEEKFAALTGQPYTPRRAGSSDDE from the coding sequence ATGGATTCCCTGCCCGAGATTCTTCCCTTTCAACGTCGCCTCGATGAACTCGATGCGCAGATGGCGGAGCCTTCGTTTTATTCCAACGCCCGCAAGGCCGCCGAGATTTCACGCGAGCAGCAAAAGCTCGCCCAGCTCATCGCTGATCATAAGGCCTACGAGAAGACGGGCGTGGAACTCGCCGAGGCGCAGGCGTTGCTCAAAGATCCCGCAGGCGATGCGGAACTCAAGGAGCTCGCCGCAGCCGAACTGCCCGATTTGCAGGCGGCGCGGATTCGTCTGCACGAAGCCGTGCTGGGCGCGATGCTCCCGCCGGATGCGGCGGATTCGCGCAACACGGTCATGGAAATACGCGCTGGCACGGGTGGCGAGGAAGCCGCTTTGTTCGCCGCCGAGTTGACGCGAATGTATCAACGCTACGCCGAGGAGCGCGGTTGGAAAATCGAGCCGATGGGCAGCAGCCTGAGCGAGCGCGGCGGTTATCGCGAAGTGAGCTTTTTGATCACCGGCCAGGATGTGTATCGCCAGCTAAAGTTTGAGAGCGGCGTGCATCGCGTGCAGCGCGTCCCGTTGACCGAGGCGAACGGACGTATTCATACGTCCACGGTCACCGTGGCGGTGCTGGCTGAGGCCGAGGAAGTCGATATCCACATCGATCCGCAGGATTTGGAAATCAGCGTCCAACGCGCGAGTGGTCCCGGCGGTCAGGGCGTTAATACAACCGACTCGGCCGTGCGTATCATTCACAAACCGACCGGCATGATGGTGTATTGCGCGGACGGTCGTTCGCAGCAGAAGAACAAGGCCAGTGCCATGTCGGTGCTGCGTTCGCGTCTGTTGCAGCTGAAGGAAGATGCGGAGCGCGCCAAATATGCCGACGAACGTCGCAGCCAGATCGGCACGGGCGGGCGCAGCGAGCGCATCCGCACTTACAATTTCCCGCAAAGTCGGATGACCGACCACCGGATCGGGCTCACGCTCTACAGTCTTTCCCAGATCATGCAGGGCGCGATTGATCCCGTGATCGAGGCGCTGCAACGCGCGGACTTTGAAGAGAAATTTGCCGCGTTGACCGGCCAGCCTTACACTCCGCGCCGTGCGGGTTCGTCCGACGACGAATAA
- a CDS encoding DUF3379 family protein — MNTTEAKFILQARRPDGSDDADPRFSDALEQARRDPALGEWLVREQAFDAAVAQKLRAVQPPADLRASILAGARASRPIPFWGRPQVLAMAASVAIIFGLVAAWPAMRPAVEVDQLAMGVMGEVGSEAHHAAMPQPRGLLRTVLSDPATRLASGLPMDFDQLKADGCRSLKIGGRDVLEVCFERGGSGFHIYVAKRGDFKGDSAPMFRERGTVASVAWMDTKHAYVLVSPDGAQALRSVF; from the coding sequence ATGAACACCACTGAAGCCAAATTCATTTTGCAGGCGCGCCGTCCGGATGGTTCGGACGACGCTGATCCGCGTTTCAGTGATGCGTTGGAACAGGCGCGTCGTGATCCAGCACTGGGCGAATGGCTGGTGCGCGAGCAGGCGTTTGACGCGGCGGTTGCGCAGAAACTGCGCGCGGTGCAGCCGCCGGCGGATTTGCGTGCGTCGATTCTGGCGGGAGCGCGGGCGAGCCGGCCGATTCCGTTCTGGGGGCGTCCGCAGGTTCTGGCGATGGCGGCGAGTGTGGCGATTATTTTTGGCCTTGTGGCGGCCTGGCCGGCGATGCGTCCGGCTGTCGAGGTGGATCAACTCGCGATGGGCGTGATGGGTGAAGTCGGTTCCGAGGCTCACCATGCGGCGATGCCCCAGCCGCGCGGTTTGTTACGCACGGTGTTGAGCGACCCGGCTACGCGGCTTGCGTCGGGCTTGCCGATGGACTTTGACCAACTCAAGGCGGATGGCTGTCGCTCGTTGAAGATCGGTGGACGCGATGTCTTGGAAGTGTGCTTTGAGCGCGGCGGCAGCGGATTTCACATCTACGTGGCGAAGCGCGGTGATTTCAAAGGCGACAGTGCGCCGATGTTCCGTGAGCGCGGCACGGTGGCGTCGGTCGCGTGGATGGATACGAAGCATGCCTATGTGCTCGTGTCGCCGGACGGTGCGCAGGCCCTGCGGAGTGTTTTTTAA
- a CDS encoding haloacid dehalogenase-like hydrolase: MATTLFTQNIIACIWDFDKTLIPEYMQSPLFRRYGVNEPNFWNETNNLVSTYHKRGYQLSSEIAYLNHILTHVLAGQMAGLNNRILRQCGADINFYPGMPSFFDRSRTFVREKTEHIKHEISLEHYIVSTGLAEMIRGSAAAPGVDGIWGCEFVENPLQPGFLKQKEMDLTAEAEIAQIGMVIDNTTKTKAIFEINKGTNKNPSIDVNSNIKPEDRRIPLQNMIYIADGPSDIPSFSVVKNGGGSAYAVYNPDSTAEFEQNDRLRQAGRIDHYGPADYEEKSQTSRWLRLQIHKMCDRIVADREAAVAQRVSRPPRHLSTTPEEEAARQAGKGPRQTSFIDETP, translated from the coding sequence ATGGCCACGACGCTTTTCACTCAGAACATAATCGCGTGCATCTGGGATTTCGACAAGACCTTAATCCCCGAATACATGCAGTCTCCGTTGTTTCGCCGTTACGGCGTCAACGAGCCCAACTTCTGGAACGAGACCAACAACCTCGTTTCCACGTATCATAAACGTGGCTACCAGCTCTCCAGCGAGATCGCCTACCTGAACCACATTCTCACCCATGTGCTCGCGGGACAAATGGCCGGCCTCAACAACCGCATCCTTCGCCAATGCGGTGCCGACATCAATTTCTACCCCGGCATGCCGTCCTTCTTTGACCGCAGCCGCACGTTCGTCCGCGAGAAAACCGAACACATCAAGCACGAGATCTCGCTTGAACATTACATCGTCAGCACGGGCTTGGCCGAGATGATCCGAGGCAGCGCTGCCGCCCCCGGCGTGGATGGCATCTGGGGCTGCGAGTTCGTGGAGAACCCGCTCCAGCCCGGCTTCCTCAAGCAAAAGGAAATGGATCTCACCGCCGAGGCCGAGATCGCCCAGATCGGCATGGTCATCGACAACACGACCAAGACGAAGGCCATCTTCGAGATCAACAAGGGCACCAACAAGAATCCGTCCATCGACGTGAATTCCAACATCAAGCCCGAGGACCGCCGCATTCCTCTGCAGAACATGATCTACATCGCGGACGGTCCGAGCGACATCCCGAGCTTTTCCGTGGTCAAGAACGGCGGCGGCAGTGCCTACGCGGTTTACAACCCCGATTCGACCGCCGAGTTCGAGCAAAACGACCGCCTGCGCCAAGCGGGTCGGATCGACCATTACGGCCCCGCCGACTACGAGGAAAAGAGCCAGACCTCCCGCTGGCTGCGCCTGCAGATCCACAAGATGTGCGACCGCATCGTGGCCGACCGCGAAGCCGCCGTGGCCCAGCGCGTCTCCCGCCCGCCCCGACACCTCTCGACCACTCCGGAAGAAGAAGCCGCCCGTCAGGCCGGCAAGGGTCCGCGCCAGACGTCGTTTATCGACGAGACGCCCTGA
- a CDS encoding DinB family protein, with protein MITPSIRDNVAALRQGSELLAGLSAELYAQRTPACFNSSTGGHLRHVIEHYLSFLQGTETGEIDYEARARDPLIEKDPGYAAAQLEAIGERLERLEADRALRVRAECAPADTTTWGVSSVVRELEFLLSHTIHHYALIGVICQLGGQKLPKDFGMAPSTLRYLQSQAAACAH; from the coding sequence ATGATCACACCAAGTATTCGCGACAACGTGGCGGCGTTGCGCCAAGGCAGTGAACTGCTGGCGGGGCTTTCGGCGGAGTTATATGCACAGCGGACTCCGGCGTGTTTCAACAGCTCGACCGGCGGACATTTGAGACATGTGATCGAGCACTACCTGAGTTTTTTGCAAGGGACGGAGACCGGCGAGATCGATTACGAAGCGCGGGCGCGTGATCCGTTGATCGAGAAAGATCCCGGCTATGCGGCGGCGCAGTTGGAGGCGATCGGTGAACGGCTAGAGCGGCTGGAGGCGGACCGTGCGTTGCGCGTGCGCGCAGAGTGCGCGCCGGCGGATACGACGACCTGGGGCGTGTCGTCGGTCGTGCGCGAGCTGGAGTTTTTGCTCAGCCACACGATTCATCACTACGCGTTGATCGGAGTGATCTGTCAGCTGGGCGGCCAGAAACTGCCGAAGGATTTCGGCATGGCTCCCTCGACGCTGCGGTATTTGCAGTCCCAGGCCGCCGCATGTGCACACTGA
- a CDS encoding DoxX family protein has product MSSSAYQSLPVPLRVASWVVRVIVAIILLQTLFFKFSGAPESVYIFETVGQEPWGRYGSGVVELIAAVLLFVPALVPVGAVISLGVISGAIFFHLTKLGIVVQDDGGLLFGLAVVVFFGSAFIAWIHRHDLPVIGSKL; this is encoded by the coding sequence ATGTCATCCTCTGCTTATCAATCGTTGCCGGTTCCCTTGCGTGTCGCGAGTTGGGTGGTTCGCGTGATCGTTGCGATCATCCTTCTCCAGACGTTGTTCTTCAAATTCTCCGGTGCGCCGGAGTCGGTCTATATCTTTGAAACCGTCGGCCAGGAGCCGTGGGGCCGCTACGGTTCGGGCGTGGTCGAGCTGATCGCGGCGGTGCTGCTCTTCGTGCCGGCGCTGGTGCCGGTGGGTGCAGTGATCTCGCTCGGTGTGATCAGCGGGGCGATTTTTTTCCATCTCACGAAGCTCGGCATCGTGGTGCAGGATGATGGCGGACTGCTGTTCGGGCTCGCGGTCGTGGTGTTTTTTGGAAGCGCGTTCATCGCGTGGATTCACCGGCACGACCTGCCGGTGATCGGTTCGAAACTTTAA
- a CDS encoding DedA family protein, with translation MNLEWVDAYLNSGDVMLALVGLALATLVSEDLACIAAGLLVAAGKLALGPAVAACFAGIFIGDLLLVLAGRVLGRGVLTRWPLRGRVSAEAVTRAERWFAERGAWVILASRFMPGTRLPTYVAAGVLRMPWRKFTLWFALACALWTPLLVGGAALAGNAVLGWFDVWTEAVGWLLASGVVVWLVAKIGVQAATWRGRRLLLGKWRRVTRWEFWPRWAVYPPVVVYCVWLAVKHRGATVFTAANPGIGAGGGLVGESKSEILTALAGAGDAVAEWVRVDAGEVETRWDVVKRFAETHGWPVVVKPDVGERGSGVVIARDEVQARAALAGEPGVLIAQRYVAGVEYGVFYVRIPGAERGEIFAITDKRMVELIGDGRSTLEKLILCDDRAVCMGRFFLEKFAVRLDEVPAAGARVVLTELGTHCRGAVFLDGTELMTTELTKEVERVSRTFEGFYFGRYDVRTTSAEAFRRGEFTVIELNGLTSEATSIYDPKHSVWFGWRVLCRQWALAFEIGAANRARGARVLSVSEIRELLR, from the coding sequence ATGAACCTCGAGTGGGTTGACGCGTATTTGAATAGTGGTGACGTCATGCTGGCGCTGGTGGGGCTCGCGCTGGCGACGCTGGTGAGCGAAGACCTGGCGTGCATCGCGGCGGGGTTGCTGGTGGCGGCGGGCAAGCTGGCGTTGGGGCCGGCGGTGGCGGCGTGTTTCGCGGGGATTTTTATCGGTGATCTGCTGCTCGTGCTCGCGGGCCGGGTGCTGGGGCGCGGGGTGTTGACGCGGTGGCCGTTGCGCGGGCGGGTGTCGGCCGAGGCGGTCACGCGCGCGGAACGGTGGTTTGCGGAACGTGGAGCGTGGGTGATTTTGGCGAGCCGGTTCATGCCGGGAACGCGGTTGCCGACGTATGTGGCGGCGGGCGTGCTGCGGATGCCGTGGAGGAAATTCACGCTGTGGTTCGCGCTGGCATGCGCGCTGTGGACTCCGCTGCTGGTGGGCGGAGCGGCGTTGGCGGGCAATGCGGTGCTGGGATGGTTTGACGTGTGGACGGAGGCGGTGGGCTGGTTGCTCGCGTCGGGCGTGGTCGTGTGGTTGGTGGCGAAGATTGGGGTGCAGGCGGCGACGTGGCGCGGGCGGCGGTTGCTGCTCGGTAAATGGCGGCGGGTGACGAGGTGGGAATTCTGGCCGAGGTGGGCGGTGTATCCGCCGGTGGTGGTTTATTGTGTCTGGCTCGCGGTGAAACATCGCGGGGCGACCGTGTTCACGGCGGCGAATCCGGGGATCGGCGCGGGCGGCGGACTGGTGGGTGAATCGAAGAGCGAGATCCTGACGGCGCTGGCGGGTGCGGGTGACGCGGTAGCGGAGTGGGTGCGAGTTGATGCAGGCGAGGTGGAGACGCGTTGGGACGTGGTCAAACGGTTCGCAGAGACGCACGGTTGGCCGGTGGTGGTGAAGCCGGATGTGGGCGAGCGCGGTTCGGGTGTGGTGATCGCGCGGGATGAGGTGCAGGCGCGCGCGGCGCTGGCGGGCGAGCCGGGGGTGTTGATTGCGCAACGGTATGTGGCGGGAGTGGAGTATGGTGTATTCTATGTGCGGATACCGGGGGCGGAGCGCGGGGAGATTTTTGCGATCACGGACAAGCGCATGGTGGAACTGATTGGGGACGGACGAAGCACGTTGGAGAAATTGATCCTCTGTGATGACCGAGCGGTGTGTATGGGGCGGTTTTTCCTGGAGAAGTTTGCGGTGCGGTTGGACGAAGTGCCGGCGGCGGGGGCGCGCGTGGTGTTGACGGAGCTCGGCACGCATTGCCGCGGTGCAGTGTTTTTGGATGGAACGGAACTGATGACGACGGAGCTGACGAAGGAAGTGGAGCGGGTGAGCCGGACGTTTGAGGGGTTTTATTTCGGGCGGTATGATGTGCGGACGACGTCGGCGGAGGCGTTTCGGCGCGGGGAGTTCACGGTGATCGAGCTGAACGGACTGACATCGGAGGCGACGAGTATCTATGACCCGAAGCACTCGGTGTGGTTTGGGTGGCGGGTGTTGTGCAGGCAGTGGGCGCTGGCGTTTGAGATCGGCGCGGCGAACCGGGCGCGCGGGGCGCGGGTGTTAAGCGTGTCGGAGATACGGGAGCTGTTGCGATGA
- a CDS encoding RNA polymerase sigma factor, giving the protein MGQDAFTQLVDAYYAPLYRFALSLARNSADACDLTQQTFYVWATKGAALRDASKVKTWLFTTLYREFLRGRRRGSRLTAIEDLPPGEDDVPAAEIDLALNMDAQTVVEALQEVDEAFRAPLTLFYLEDLPYQEIADMLEVPIGTVMSRLSRGKAQLRAVLAKKESAQKIIPFPISERKTS; this is encoded by the coding sequence ATGGGACAGGATGCCTTCACTCAATTGGTCGATGCCTACTACGCGCCGCTTTACCGGTTTGCGCTGAGCCTGGCGCGCAATTCAGCGGACGCGTGCGACCTGACGCAGCAGACGTTTTATGTGTGGGCGACCAAGGGCGCGGCGTTGCGCGATGCGTCGAAAGTGAAGACCTGGTTGTTCACGACGTTGTATCGCGAATTTTTGCGCGGACGCCGGCGCGGGTCGCGGCTCACGGCCATCGAGGACCTGCCGCCGGGCGAAGATGATGTGCCGGCGGCGGAGATCGATCTGGCGCTCAACATGGATGCGCAGACGGTCGTCGAGGCATTGCAGGAAGTGGATGAGGCGTTTCGCGCGCCGCTCACGTTGTTCTATCTGGAAGACCTGCCGTATCAGGAAATCGCGGACATGCTGGAGGTGCCGATCGGCACGGTGATGTCGCGGTTGTCGCGTGGAAAAGCCCAGCTGCGCGCGGTGCTGGCGAAGAAGGAGTCCGCGCAAAAAATAATCCCGTTCCCCATTTCTGAGAGGAAGACGTCATGA
- a CDS encoding GNAT family N-acetyltransferase, whose protein sequence is MNTERYELRLAKNADDVRAAQRLRFAVFNVELGEGLPDAEATGLDADEFDAVCDHLLIVERETGAIVGTYRLQTGVMAGASRLGYYSAREFDFAPFEAVRSEMVELGRACVAAEHRNQSVLGLLWRGIAQYAQERGARYLVGCSSLTSQDAAEGLAAYAVIARGSLVAEKWRTRPLAAWRCEATAEAVQAAKARVTIPRLMMAYLAAGAAVCGEPAIDREFKTIDFLTWMDLQAMPARVLRKFMG, encoded by the coding sequence ATGAACACGGAGCGTTATGAGTTGAGGCTGGCGAAAAACGCGGACGACGTGCGTGCGGCGCAGCGGTTGCGATTCGCGGTGTTCAACGTGGAGCTGGGCGAAGGCTTGCCCGACGCGGAGGCGACGGGGCTGGATGCGGACGAGTTTGATGCGGTGTGCGACCACCTGCTGATCGTGGAGCGTGAGACGGGGGCGATCGTGGGCACGTATCGGTTGCAGACGGGTGTAATGGCAGGCGCGTCGAGACTGGGTTATTACAGTGCGCGGGAGTTTGATTTTGCGCCGTTTGAGGCGGTGCGAAGTGAGATGGTGGAGCTGGGGCGCGCGTGCGTGGCGGCGGAGCATCGGAACCAGAGTGTGCTCGGGTTGCTGTGGCGCGGAATCGCGCAGTATGCGCAGGAGCGCGGGGCGCGTTATCTCGTGGGGTGCAGCTCGCTGACATCGCAAGATGCGGCGGAAGGGCTGGCGGCGTATGCGGTGATCGCGCGAGGAAGTCTGGTCGCGGAGAAGTGGCGGACGCGTCCGCTGGCGGCGTGGCGTTGCGAGGCGACGGCGGAGGCGGTGCAGGCGGCGAAGGCGCGGGTAACGATTCCGAGGTTGATGATGGCTTATCTCGCGGCGGGGGCGGCGGTGTGCGGCGAGCCGGCGATCGACCGGGAGTTCAAGACCATCGATTTTTTGACGTGGATGGATTTGCAGGCGATGCCTGCGCGGGTGTTGCGCAAGTTCATGGGGTGA
- a CDS encoding lysophospholipid acyltransferase family protein gives MATLWNNVRGAGRLVALFSVIAWGAVTYAVCGSKRKDAVSKARWLQLTCRRSLRVLAVKVESRGEPAHGAVIVANHMSYLDILVIASLTPVVFVSKKEVRSWPLFGWFAEKAGTRFIDRSRRGDVARIGEEIGPVMAAGLTIVLFLEGTTTDGRDVLPFKASLLEPAVCNDWLVVPAGLVYAVPAGRSVQNEVCWWGDMTLAPHLWNFTTLPWVNARVAWGDPLKSSIADRKIFAGDLRRRVLELRNSLA, from the coding sequence ATGGCAACACTCTGGAACAATGTGCGCGGGGCGGGGCGGCTGGTGGCGTTGTTTTCGGTGATCGCGTGGGGGGCGGTAACGTATGCGGTGTGCGGATCGAAGCGTAAAGATGCGGTGAGCAAGGCGCGGTGGTTGCAGCTGACCTGCCGGCGGTCGTTGCGCGTGCTCGCGGTGAAAGTGGAGTCACGAGGCGAACCGGCGCACGGCGCGGTGATCGTGGCAAACCACATGAGTTATCTCGATATTCTGGTGATCGCATCGCTGACGCCGGTGGTTTTTGTGTCGAAGAAGGAAGTGCGGAGCTGGCCGCTGTTCGGGTGGTTTGCGGAGAAGGCGGGGACGCGGTTCATCGACCGCAGCCGGCGCGGCGACGTGGCGCGGATCGGCGAGGAGATCGGTCCGGTAATGGCGGCGGGGCTGACGATTGTTTTGTTTTTGGAAGGAACGACGACGGACGGGCGGGACGTGCTGCCGTTCAAGGCATCGTTGCTGGAGCCGGCGGTGTGCAACGATTGGTTGGTGGTGCCGGCAGGGCTGGTTTACGCGGTGCCTGCCGGGCGATCAGTGCAAAATGAAGTGTGCTGGTGGGGCGACATGACGCTGGCACCGCACTTGTGGAATTTCACGACGCTGCCATGGGTGAATGCGCGAGTTGCGTGGGGAGATCCCCTGAAGAGTTCGATTGCTGACAGGAAGATATTTGCCGGTGATCTACGTCGCAGGGTGTTGGAATTGCGGAATAGTCTGGCCTGA
- the prmC gene encoding peptide chain release factor N(5)-glutamine methyltransferase has product MAAPLTLLEIIQKTTDFLTTKGVESARLNAELLVGHALGLKRMQLYLQFERVLAEAELEKIRPLVKRRSLREPLQYIIGETEWSGLKLKVDRRALIPRPETEMLIELVTSRCAGTAMRILDLGTGSGAIALALAKHYADAAVTAVDYSEEALALAAENGRLLELSDRVQFIRSSWYEALTPAESYDLIVSNPPYLTAEETSAAEPEVRVHEPVSALTAADQGMADLRTIIAGAGQFLSPGGLLALETGIAQHAELLGLLAEAGFVETESRRDLTDRDRFIFARKPAA; this is encoded by the coding sequence ATGGCCGCTCCACTTACACTTCTTGAGATCATCCAGAAGACCACGGATTTTTTAACGACCAAGGGCGTTGAGTCGGCGCGGCTCAACGCCGAGTTGCTCGTGGGTCATGCGCTCGGTTTGAAACGCATGCAGCTGTATCTGCAATTTGAGCGGGTGCTGGCCGAGGCTGAACTGGAAAAAATCCGTCCGCTCGTGAAACGCCGCAGTCTGCGCGAGCCGCTGCAATACATCATCGGCGAAACGGAGTGGTCGGGGCTGAAACTAAAAGTGGACCGGCGCGCACTGATTCCGCGTCCTGAAACGGAGATGCTCATCGAGCTGGTCACGTCGCGTTGCGCCGGGACTGCGATGCGGATTCTCGATTTGGGGACGGGTTCGGGTGCCATCGCCCTCGCCTTGGCCAAACACTACGCTGATGCCGCAGTGACGGCGGTTGATTACAGCGAAGAAGCCCTGGCGCTCGCTGCGGAAAACGGGCGCCTCCTCGAGCTCTCGGATCGCGTCCAGTTTATCCGTTCGAGTTGGTATGAGGCGCTTACGCCCGCGGAGTCCTATGATCTGATTGTTTCGAATCCGCCGTATTTGACCGCCGAAGAAACCTCGGCCGCCGAACCTGAGGTGCGCGTGCATGAACCGGTGTCTGCGCTTACGGCAGCGGATCAAGGAATGGCCGATCTGCGCACGATCATTGCGGGTGCGGGGCAATTCCTGAGCCCCGGCGGCTTACTGGCGCTGGAGACGGGGATCGCGCAGCATGCCGAGTTGCTGGGCCTGCTCGCGGAAGCAGGCTTTGTGGAAACCGAATCGCGCCGTGACCTCACGGATCGCGACCGGTTTATTTTTGCCCGCAAGCCGGCGGCCTGA
- a CDS encoding FecR family protein, with product MKKSIYSLFIAAIVSLTAVCAQAAEAASEAVVLKVTGSPVATVGGQQSAIKVGDKLAQGTVITTSDTSEVELRAFSGSTTTIKPSTTAELSKLSLTTDGGAVTKQSAVIDLKVGNVVSKLDPSKKAINDYSIRTPKGVAAARGTVYVVTVSPSGVVTLKVTAGAVIFNTPSGQVTVLPGQQVTVQSDGSVGPVEASQAAEEGSTSETKDNNSDTNVIDPTIASPSSQT from the coding sequence ATGAAAAAATCGATCTATTCCCTGTTCATCGCTGCTATCGTCAGCCTGACCGCCGTGTGTGCTCAAGCTGCCGAAGCCGCCTCTGAAGCGGTTGTGCTTAAAGTCACCGGTTCGCCTGTTGCGACTGTCGGTGGTCAGCAATCCGCCATCAAGGTTGGCGACAAACTCGCACAAGGCACCGTCATCACCACTTCGGACACATCCGAGGTTGAGCTGCGTGCTTTCTCCGGTTCCACCACCACCATCAAGCCCAGCACCACTGCTGAGCTGAGCAAGCTGTCCCTCACCACCGATGGTGGCGCGGTCACCAAGCAGAGCGCCGTGATTGACCTCAAGGTCGGCAACGTCGTTTCCAAGCTCGATCCTTCCAAGAAGGCCATCAACGACTACTCCATCCGCACGCCGAAGGGCGTTGCCGCTGCTCGTGGCACGGTCTACGTGGTCACCGTTTCTCCCTCTGGCGTTGTCACGCTCAAGGTCACGGCCGGAGCTGTCATCTTCAACACGCCTAGCGGCCAAGTCACGGTTCTCCCTGGTCAACAGGTCACCGTTCAGTCTGATGGCAGCGTGGGCCCTGTCGAAGCATCCCAAGCCGCCGAAGAAGGCTCTACATCTGAAACCAAAGATAACAACAGCGATACCAATGTAATTGATCCGACTATTGCCAGCCCTTCCAGCCAGACGTAA
- a CDS encoding NRDE family protein, with translation MCTLTWRASAEADGYDLFFNRDERHVRAEERAPVEQRTEDGVRYVAPADGDHGGTWLMLNEHGVTVCLLNYYPRGVVETGLESRGRLPLMCAECVRAEDVVRVMHAVELKRFAPFHLVAVDAAGGSVWLRWDGQAMHEAEAPEFLTSSSFEPERVQAARAARWAAWDERTAEGLAAFQRQYDPAAGAESVLMRRADACTRSVCAVRVRTGVRELDYESMTGGERGVWRL, from the coding sequence ATGTGCACACTGACCTGGCGGGCGTCCGCGGAGGCGGATGGCTATGATTTGTTTTTCAACCGCGATGAACGCCATGTGCGTGCGGAGGAACGTGCGCCGGTCGAGCAACGGACGGAGGACGGCGTGCGTTATGTCGCGCCGGCGGATGGCGATCATGGCGGGACCTGGCTGATGTTGAACGAGCACGGCGTGACGGTGTGTTTGTTGAATTATTATCCGCGTGGCGTCGTGGAGACGGGCTTGGAAAGCCGCGGGCGGTTGCCGCTGATGTGCGCGGAGTGCGTGCGGGCGGAGGACGTGGTGCGGGTGATGCACGCGGTGGAGCTGAAGCGGTTCGCGCCGTTTCATCTGGTGGCGGTGGATGCGGCGGGCGGGTCGGTGTGGCTGCGGTGGGATGGCCAGGCGATGCACGAGGCGGAGGCGCCGGAGTTTTTGACCTCGTCGTCGTTTGAACCCGAGCGCGTGCAGGCGGCGCGGGCCGCGCGCTGGGCGGCGTGGGACGAACGGACAGCGGAGGGATTGGCGGCGTTTCAGCGTCAGTATGATCCGGCGGCGGGTGCGGAGTCGGTGCTCATGCGGAGGGCGGACGCCTGCACACGCAGTGTGTGCGCGGTGCGCGTGAGGACGGGTGTGCGGGAATTGGATTATGAATCGATGACCGGCGGCGAACGCGGAGTGTGGCGCCTATGA
- a CDS encoding YHS domain-containing (seleno)protein yields MKLFIRLAAVVLALFSTAVLRAEKPVNTTFTGVAIKGYDPVAYFTDSKPVKGSSDFIHEWNGAEWRFASAAHRDLFKADPVKYAPQFGGYCAWAVSRGYTAGIDPDAWKIVNNRLYLNYNAKVQSQWAENIPDNISKAEENWPKILKN; encoded by the coding sequence ATGAAACTCTTTATCCGGTTGGCGGCGGTGGTGCTCGCGTTATTCTCAACGGCGGTGCTGCGGGCGGAGAAGCCCGTGAACACGACCTTCACGGGCGTGGCGATCAAGGGCTATGATCCGGTGGCTTACTTCACGGACTCGAAACCGGTGAAGGGCAGTTCGGATTTTATCCACGAGTGGAACGGGGCGGAGTGGCGCTTCGCGAGCGCGGCTCACCGCGATCTCTTCAAGGCCGACCCGGTGAAATACGCGCCGCAGTTCGGCGGATATTGCGCGTGGGCGGTGAGCCGCGGCTACACGGCGGGCATCGATCCGGACGCTTGGAAAATCGTAAACAACCGTCTTTACCTGAACTACAACGCGAAAGTGCAGTCTCAATGGGCTGAAAATATTCCCGATAACATTTCCAAGGCCGAGGAGAACTGGCCCAAGATCCTTAAAAACTGA